From Streptomyces sp. Edi4, one genomic window encodes:
- a CDS encoding MarR family transcriptional regulator, with protein MALNPGESPGFLLWHATLRWQRDIAAALSPLDLTHVQFVLLACAWWLNTRGEEPNQLALARQAGTDVKMTSQVLRALEAKGLIEREVDPADTRAKRLRVTSAGAELAPRAIAAVENVDARFFQSVAHQDAVALLSRLAHPDV; from the coding sequence ATGGCGCTCAACCCGGGTGAAAGTCCCGGCTTCCTGCTCTGGCATGCCACCTTGCGGTGGCAACGCGACATCGCGGCGGCCCTCAGCCCCCTCGACCTCACCCACGTCCAGTTCGTCCTGCTCGCCTGCGCGTGGTGGCTGAACACGCGGGGCGAGGAGCCCAACCAGCTGGCGCTGGCCCGTCAGGCAGGCACCGACGTCAAAATGACCTCGCAAGTCCTGCGCGCCCTGGAGGCCAAGGGACTGATCGAGCGCGAGGTCGACCCCGCCGACACCCGCGCCAAACGCCTGCGGGTCACCAGCGCCGGCGCCGAACTGGCCCCGCGCGCCATCGCGGCGGTCGAGAACGTCGACGCGCGCTTCTTCCAATCGGTGGCGCATCAAGACGCCGTGGCCCTGCTGAGCCGCCTGGCCCATCCTGACGTCTGA
- a CDS encoding polyketide cyclase yields MWTYEHSIETDAAPEAIWSLWADVENWGTWNADIAGIRISGPFRAGAEIVMSPAEDDPVHLLVAEALPNELFVDEARFDGLLLRTVHRLSQGERQRTKVTYRMEITGADADEVGPRIGPAVTADWPETMSALVELAQA; encoded by the coding sequence ATGTGGACGTACGAGCACAGCATCGAGACGGACGCCGCGCCTGAGGCGATCTGGAGCCTGTGGGCCGATGTCGAGAACTGGGGAACCTGGAACGCCGACATCGCGGGCATCCGGATCAGTGGTCCGTTCCGGGCGGGCGCCGAGATCGTGATGTCACCGGCCGAGGACGACCCGGTGCACCTGCTCGTGGCCGAGGCGCTGCCCAACGAACTGTTCGTCGACGAGGCGCGGTTCGACGGCCTGCTCCTGCGTACCGTCCACCGGCTGAGCCAGGGCGAGCGGCAGCGCACCAAGGTGACGTACCGGATGGAGATCACCGGAGCCGACGCCGACGAGGTCGGCCCTCGGATAGGTCCGGCCGTCACCGCGGACTGGCCGGAGACCATGTCGGCCCTGGTCGAGCTGGCGCAGGCCTGA
- a CDS encoding ABC transporter permease yields the protein MTAPALHTPDAHSGPDRPDRPDVSGDAADSADTSREKISGLRHEARAIHALVHRDLLRLASQPVHTALMLVQPVIYLFVLGGGLATLIPTASLGVGYQSYLFPGVLMMTVQTPTIMVGIRLITDRQSGYLRELLMAPVRRPTLLLGTCAGGTLVSTAQGAVLLALVGAIGLPYDPVLLLLLIAAMILCSFTLTALALTLAVSLSRPEIFNMLLGLVMMPLVLFSGGFFPIANLPGWAHTVAAANPLAYGVDLLRRCIALRVPGQASGAGVTWSSFQPPLLVEGALLLTLGTVALLWAAHVFSRPE from the coding sequence ATGACCGCGCCCGCCCTGCACACGCCGGACGCCCACTCCGGCCCCGACCGCCCCGACCGTCCCGATGTCTCCGGCGACGCAGCCGACAGTGCCGACACCAGCCGGGAAAAGATCTCAGGTCTTCGCCACGAAGCGCGCGCGATCCACGCGCTGGTCCACCGTGACCTGCTGCGCCTGGCGTCCCAGCCCGTCCACACGGCTCTGATGCTGGTGCAACCGGTCATCTACCTGTTCGTCCTCGGCGGCGGACTGGCCACGTTGATCCCCACCGCGTCCCTGGGGGTCGGCTATCAGAGCTACCTCTTTCCCGGTGTACTGATGATGACGGTGCAGACGCCGACCATCATGGTCGGGATCCGTCTGATCACCGACCGCCAGAGCGGCTACCTGCGCGAACTCCTGATGGCCCCGGTCCGCCGTCCCACCCTGCTCCTGGGAACCTGCGCCGGAGGCACCCTCGTCTCCACGGCGCAGGGTGCTGTCCTGCTCGCACTGGTCGGCGCCATCGGCCTGCCTTACGACCCAGTGCTGTTGCTGCTGCTCATCGCCGCCATGATCCTGTGCTCCTTCACCCTCACGGCTCTGGCCCTGACCCTGGCCGTGAGCCTGAGCCGGCCGGAGATCTTCAACATGCTGCTGGGCCTGGTGATGATGCCGCTGGTCCTCTTCTCGGGCGGTTTCTTCCCCATCGCGAACCTCCCGGGCTGGGCGCACACCGTGGCCGCGGCCAACCCGCTGGCCTACGGAGTGGATCTGCTCCGCCGCTGCATCGCCCTGCGCGTACCGGGCCAGGCGAGCGGCGCGGGAGTCACCTGGTCCAGCTTCCAGCCCCCGCTCCTGGTCGAAGGCGCCCTCCTGCTGACGCTGGGAACCGTGGCGCTGCTGTGGGCCGCCCATGTGTTCAGCCGCCCCGAATGA